A region from the Lolium perenne isolate Kyuss_39 chromosome 4, Kyuss_2.0, whole genome shotgun sequence genome encodes:
- the LOC127297289 gene encoding homeobox protein BEL1 homolog, giving the protein MAHDPSLGFADYFSAADAASATLMPAMDHEGPPELYGLQNGMDMLGMHRLHAAAAMPEQQQHGDGAGSTMRFFLEQQQQQQHQQHHQTTQAPLSLSLHHHLGGSSQQQQQHEPLAASWMLQHDQHDVSAHGHGAAWQLRGSRFLLPAQQLLQGFCSLPADVTAKRAKPLLQKQEDGTGGEGSSSSTSCFAPSAQIQAMDALELQRLKDKLYIMLEEVDRRYRRYCEQMRGLAGGFEAVAGQRAAAEYTALAARTISRHFRSLRDGIVAQLQVVRKALGEKDVSTPGMTRGDTPRLKVLDQCIRQQKALHQNGGFMESHPWRPQRGLPERAVTILRAWLFEHFLHPYPSDVDKHILARQTGLSRSQVSNWFINARVRLWKPMVEEMYVEEMKEDDGGGGQAGGLNPNPSSGSSHASDGQQQQRLVADEADRAGGGDRKPTRAQLHDVHDAGSLASIVNIAGPGASRMESFGIMDNHLGFDAYDGSQGQGFGGAGGGVSLTLGLQQHDSHDGGGVNIAFGAPSAQHGAGGFLFPGEQMDAVHSAGAHGHHIQFGVGGMDGAGEASHGGQDQHYRGLSAGFHLLRDLAG; this is encoded by the exons atGGCGCACGATCCGAGCCTGGGCTTCGCGGACTACTTCTCGGCGGCTGACGCGGCGTCGGCGACGCTCATGCCGGCGATGGACCACGAGGGGCCGCCGGAGCTTTACGGCCTGCAGAACGGGATGGACATGCTTGGCATGCACCGCCTGCACGCCGCCGCTGCGATGCCCGAGCAGCAGCAGCACGGGGACGGTGCGGGATCCACCATGCGCTTCTTCCTCGAGCaacagcagcaacagcagcatcagcAGCACCACCAGACGACCCAGGCGCCGCTGTCCCTGTCGCTGCACCACCACCTCGGCGGCTCgtcccagcagcagcagcagcacgagcCACTCGCGGCGTCATGGATGCTGCAGCACGACCAGCACGACGTGTCGGCGCACGGGCACGGCGCTGCGTGGCAACTGCGCGGCTCTAGGTTCCTCCTACCGGCGCAGCAGCTCCTCCAGGGGTTCTGCAGCCTCCCCGCCGACGTCACCGCCAAGCGCGCTAAGCCACTGCTGCAGAAGCAAGAAGATGGCACCGGCGGCGAGGGTTCTTCGTCGTCGACCTCCTGCTTTGCCCCGTCGGCGCAGATCCAGGCCATGGACGCGCTGGAGCTGCAGCGGCTCAAGGACAAGCTCTACATCATGCTCGAAGAG GTGGATAGGAGGTACCGGAGGTACTGCGAGCAGATGAGGGGGCTAGCGGGTGGGTTCGAGGCTGTGGCGGGACAGCGCGCGGCGGCGGAGTACACTGCGCTGGCAGCACGGACGATCTCCCGGCACTTTCGGAGCCTGAGGGACGGGATTGTGGCACAACTTCAGGTGGTGAGGAAGGCGCTCGGGGAGAAGGACGTGTCGACTCCAGGGATGACACGTGGGGACACGCcacggctcaaggttttggaccaGTGCATCCGACAACAGAAGGCGTTGCACCAAAACGGCGGCTTCATGGAGAGTCACCCGTGGCGGCCACAGCGCGGCCTGCCCGAGCGCGCCGTCACCATCCTTCGAGCATGGCTCTTTGAGCACTTCCTTCATCC GTATCCTAGCGACGTGGACAAGCACATCTTGGCTCGCCAGACCGGCCTCTCACGGAGCCAG GTATCCAACTGGTTCATCAACGCGAGGGTGCGGCTGTGGAAGCCCATGGTGGAGGAGATGTACGTGGAGGAGATGAAGGAGGACGATGGAGGCGGCGGGCAGGCGGGCGGactgaaccctaaccctagcagcGGCAGCAGCCACGCCTCCGACGGACAGCAGCAGCAGCGTTTGGTCGCTGACGAAGCCGATCGTGCGGGCGGCGGCGATCGTAAGCCGACGCGTGCGCAGCTGCACGACGTCCACGACGCGGGCTCGCTCGCGTCCATCGTCAACATCGCCGGCCCCGGCGCGTCCCGGATGGAGAGCTTCGGCATCATGGACAATCACCTCGGCTTCGACGCGTACGATGGATCACAGGGGCAGGGCTTCGGCGGCGCTGGCGGAGGCGTGTCGCTGACCTTGGGGCTGCAGCAGCACGACTCTCACGACGGCGGCGGCGTGAACATCGCCTTCGGCGCGCCCTCCGCGCAGCACGGCGCGGGCGGGTTTTTGTTCCCAGGCGAGCAGATGGACGCCGTGCATTCAGCCGGCGCCCACGGCCACCACATCCAATTCGGGGTGGGCGGCATGGACGGCGCCGGCGAGGCTTCCCACGGTGGGCAGGATCAGCACTACCGGGGGCTAAGCGCCGGGTTTCACCTCCTCCGCGACCTGGCCGGGTGA